The proteins below come from a single Vanacampus margaritifer isolate UIUO_Vmar chromosome 10, RoL_Vmar_1.0, whole genome shotgun sequence genomic window:
- the fibpa gene encoding fibroblast growth factor (acidic) intracellular binding protein a: MAVELDVFVGNTTIMDEEVYQLWLDGYTVNDAVKVRMEGGALDECEASADVLLSDTMDQYRTFQMCERLLHSPSKLANQLLFQIPPHRQAMLIERYYDFDDAFVREVLGKKLSKGTKKDLDDISTKTGVTLKSCRRQFDNFKRVFKVVEELKGPLVENIRQHFLLSDKLGRDYAAIVFFANNRFETGKRKLQYLTFQDFAFCAGQLIDSWTVGAVDNMVEDMDVDLDKEFLQELKELKILISDKDLLDQHKSLVCTALRGKTRAFPEMEANFKNLSRGLVNIAAKLTNTKDVRDFFIDLVEKFIEPCRSDRWTAADTRLYLTHYSNSAHILDTFKHQVVWDRYMGVIKSCIFQMYHD, translated from the exons ATGGCTGTGGAGCTGGATGTGTTTGTGGGTAACACCACTATCATGGACGAGGAGGTTTATCAGCTGTGGTTGGATGGATATACAG TAAACGATGCGGTGAAGGTCCGAATGGAGGGCGGAGCGCTGGACGAGTGCGAGGCGAGTGCGGACGTGCTGTTGAGTGACACCATGGACCAGTACCGAACTTTCCAGATGTGTGAGCGCTTGCTGCACAGTCCGTCCAAATTGGCCAATCAGCTGCTCTTCCAGATCCCGCCTCATCGACAAGCCATGCTCATTGAGAG ATACTACGACTTTGATGACGCGTTTGTGCGCGAAGTCCTGGGCAAGAAACTCTCAAAAGGAACCAAGAAAGACTTGGATGACATCAGCACCAAGACGGGTGTGACACTGAAAAGCTGCCGACGGCAg TTTGACAACTTCAAGCGTGTTTTTAAAGTGGTGGAAGAGCTAAAGGGCCCTCTAGTGGAGAACATACGCCAGCATTTCCTTCTCTCTGACAAACTTGGAAG GGATTACGCGGCCATTGTGTTCTTTGCCAACAATCGCTTTGAGACGGGGAAGAGAAAGCTGCAGTATCTCACGTTCCAGGATTTTGCTTTCTGCGCCGGGCAGCTTATCGACAGCTGGACAGTTGGAGCTGTTG ATAACATGGTGGAAGACATGGATGTGGATCTAGACAAAGAATTCCTCCAAGAGCTGAAGGAACTGAAGATTTTAATTTCCGACAAGGATCTGCTGGATCAACACAAAAG TCTTGTCTGCACAGCCCTCAGGGGGAAAACGAGAGCTTTTCCCGAGATGGAGGCCAATTTCAAG AATCTTTCCAGAGGCCTTGTGAACATCGCAGCCAAGTTAACCAACACCAAAGATGTCCGTGATTTCTTCATCGACCTTGTGGAGAAG TTTATTGAGCCATGTCGCTCGGACCGTTGGACAGCAGCGGACACGAGGCTCTACCTGACTCACTACAGCAACTCGGCGCACATACTGGACACCTTCAA